The nucleotide sequence ACTATACAAAGCAATGTGATCTAACAAAATTGAGATGGAATACCAAACATACTGACTGTttttctcttcttctccccccacctccccgttaGGCTAAAAGCAGGAAAGAATGGGAGACTGGAGCTTGTTGGGAAATCTGCTGGAAAGTGCCCAGGAGCACTCCACCGTGGTGGGGAAGGTGTGGCTAACGTGCCTGTTCATTTTCCGTATCCTGGTGCTGGGGACGGCCACCGAGAAAGTCTGGGGAGACGAACAGTCCTTCTTCACCTGCGACACCAAGCAGCCCGGCTGTCAGAATGTCTGCTACGACAGGATCTTCCCCATCTCCCACATCCGCTTCTGGGTTCTGCAGATCGTGTTCGTGTCCACCCCCACACTGGTCTACCTGGGCCACATCTTCCACCTGGTGCGGATGGAGGAGAAACAGAAGCAGAAGGAGAAAGAGAAGCTGAGCAGGTACCCACTCGGAGACAAGGAGGCCTTGATGCAGAATGCCAAGAACATCAACAGCCGCACCCTAGACGAACACGGTAAAGTTAGAATGCAAGGCGTCCTTCTCCGCACTTATTTGTTTAATATCGTTTTTAAAACCCTCTTTGAAGTTGGCTTCATATTGGGCCAGTACTATCTCTACGGCTTTGAGCTGAAGCCTCTTTACAAGTGTAGCTACGTGCCTTGTCCCAACACCGTCGACTGTTACATCTCCCGCCCGACTGAGAAGACTATCTTCATTATATTCATGCTGGCTACGGCTTGCCTGTCACTACTTTTGAACCTAATCGAAGTCTGTCATCTGGCACTCAAGAAATGTAAAAAGAGAATCAAGGACAACCAAGCCTCAGCGGCCACCTGTATGCAGAATGGCATCCTGCCCAATGCCCCCAGTTACCAGTACTTCGCCAACGACAGTGGGCCACAGCTCTACAAGGTGGAGTCGGGCTTCAGCGACGCCCCACTGGCAGAAACGGACTCTGTGAGCCTTTCTTACAACGGCAATGTGGCAACTAAGCAAAACAGAGGCAACTTTGCCGTGATGGATGACAAACAGGGGGAAGAGAAAAGCGCACTAGCCAACAGCCACATTTCCGCGATTGACAAGAGGAGGAATAGTGAAACGAGCAAACAGAGTAACCGGACCAGATCAGACGATTTGGCAATCTAAGCCTCTGGTTGCTGAGGTGACAAGCCCCATACCAAAAAATCATTCCACTTGAACGTTAAAAAATCCCCAAAGGATTGAATCTAACTACCAGTGAGAAAAACTGTCAAAACGACAGATTGAACATGAAAAAGTTGATTAAAAAATTGCTTTTATGTCAGAAGACGTTTTCAGTTATATTTGATTTGTATTGTTAGTCATTTGCCTCCGATGTCAAAAAATTCTATAGAGTCTATGACAAAAAGCAAAATTTCTCAATGCAATTTTGTTTTCAGAAATCCCATGTTTCAAAGCCTCATGTTCTCATGATTTTACAAGTGGAAAATCAGGTGTTCTCCCATTTTATAACCAGAATTTTgagcccatatatatatatatcagagtTTAAAGTACTAAGCTTTAGAAATTATTTAAAATTCCTTATGAATCCTGGAAGGTTTATAGGGTTATTGTCTTCATGAAAAAGTGCTTGGGAAACCAAACTTATTTTCTGTTTGGACAAGCAAAACTGGCATGTCACTTTTTGTTATAATAAAATCACAATGCACTGCCACGTTTTGGCATGATTTCCATGATCATATCATGCGTTGATAGACAAGCAAAATGATTTGCCAAAAACTTTTCTAATGAAGATTGTTCCTGTTTGATGCATAAACCATGGAAATGGTCAAGAACAGAAAAGACCATTTGACCTAATAAAGCATCCCTTTCTGATAATTCAACCCTACCTGCCCAACTTCTCATCCTTAGATTGCTTCTCTCTTCAAAATCTAATCATATTGGGCTGGATTGTGCTCTTCAGTGGTGAATGAACCAGCAATTCATTGCACTTACTTGTCCCTACAGACTCTCTGGGATTTTGCACTGGAATTTGTGATGATTAGAAAGCTATTTTAGCACGGCATCCTCTACAGGGGACGTGTGTAAACAAGGCAAGTAACGGTgtacctccttaaccaatgagattgaagaATTGTTTATGAGCCATGCAGAAGTGTCAGTTAGAAAAGTTAATTTATGTACAGAAAAcaaaagagagaaggaaagaaagatgggattgagggagggagatgagagacagaaagaataagttaaaaaatatatttttatttaaaaaaatatctccaacaataattaaactccacacttataaaagttaactttcagtgccagagaggttgtttggcagaaaTTAAGACTTATCAGACTGTTAAAAATGTATTTACACGGCAATGGACAAACCCTCACTTTTCCGGTGAGTTTAGTGTCTATCACGTAATTACCGCAACATCACGCCGTTCCATGCCTTTCAATTCGGAGTCTCTCGGCGAGTTGTAGCGAATCTTCtagaggagcagggcaacttggacagcaacttcctgatttccgcgtttaactgtgcatgtgaggtcgatggaagttgctgtccgatttacactttCACAACAGTAAGTGctaatagcctcaccattatttttaccTCAAAATCTGGACCAGTTGTCCTATGTACATGGTCTGCGTAACAAGGTCTTCCCTTGTAATTTATTCCACACACCTGTTGTGTAAAGAGCTTCTGCCTGTCTTTTATTAATTTATTTTAACTTGTGTCCACGCAACTTGGCCGTTTATGGATTCTAAGTGAGATTATAACATTAAAAGGATATGGCCATCTGGCAGAGTGGTAGACAGCACAACTCATCAAATTAAAAAACTGGCATCCCCAATACCCACCAGGGTTGATTTTGCAAGGTGCTTGTCCATATTGCACTTTTCTGTAACTTTATCATGATGTCAATTGCAGGGATGATGGGTATGAAATAATGTCATCACTTCCACCATCATGTTAAGTTCATCTCTTCCCACCAAAAATGTTATACCAATACGGTTGCTCCAGGAGGTATTACTTGTGCCATTCTGTGGCCTAACAAGCACTTTATTCTTATTCTTATTTCTTCCAGGAATTTTGGCAGGCCAAAGATTCCTGAAGGAAATATTTCCTCCAAATTCTTTCTGCAGTTTGTCAGAACTTGAAATAGAATCCTGAACTGAGGAACTGCATAAACATCTTTGAGTAGTGCGAGTACAACGTTTTGAAAGCTTGTATTCCAGAATTACTTCCTGTCAGTTAATGGTGAAAGGCGTTAATCAGGGTGAAAGGAACACAAGAATTGTAAAATACATTTAAAACTTACCACTAATTTACACTTGTGCAATGAATGTATTACAGAACAGCACTAGTTTGCTACATTTAGAAGGCTTGGCACAATTATAGAACCTTCTGGAGCTTTAGGGAAATGCAAACAGCACATCTTGAAACATCTGTATTGTTTGCATAGCATGGTTGGAATTGGACAACAACTTGTGGAAGTCCCAATCTGTCAACTTTGGAACTAAAGGTTCTTTTTATCAGGACCGGTATGTTAGTTATGTTAGTggactataatccagaggcctggactagttatccagaggcatgagttcaaatacccactgtggcagctggggaatttaaattgttaaTTAATTCTGGAATTTAGAAAAGCTAGTGTCagttatggtgaccatgaaactaccggattgtcgtaaaaacccatctggttcactaatggccttgagggaaggaaatctgctgtccttacctgatctggtctacatgtgactccagaccctcagcaatgtgattgattcttaactgccgtCTGAAATGGACAAGTGAGCCACTCCGTTGAGCCAAACTGCTataacacagactgcagcagttcaagaaggtggttcaccaccactttAAGGGCAAgtagagatggccaataaatgatggccttgtgaTGCCCGCATTCTGGGAATGAATATAAAATATAGACCATCGTTTCTAAATTAATAGGTCACCTTCAGATCAATTGCATATCTCCTGGGATCCTGCCAGTGTGAACAGCTAAAATGAAAATCGCATATTTGAATGCCTTCACACATTGAACCATGAGGGAGTTCATAGCTGCAGCCTCACAAatcactggacagcaatcaggagtgggaaacCTTCTTAGCCCTGGACACTTGTCAATTGCAACACTGGATCAGTGGAGCAGTTAACTCAGGACAGTTCACAGATTGAGACTGGAACCCTCCTGATGTGTGGCTCAGTATATTTCCCTATATgataacaaactcagcttcaaacttaataaaatggttctcagacaaaaaaaaacagtattttTAAAACTGTTGTGATGATGTACAAACAAAATTATATTTTCAAAAGTAGTTTCACACagtcacaagaaataggagcaggagtaggccatttgacctctcgagcctgctccgccatttaataagatcatggctgatctgatcatggactcagttccacttccctgcctgctc is from Pristiophorus japonicus isolate sPriJap1 chromosome 6, sPriJap1.hap1, whole genome shotgun sequence and encodes:
- the LOC139265605 gene encoding gap junction alpha-3 protein-like, whose translation is MGDWSLLGNLLESAQEHSTVVGKVWLTCLFIFRILVLGTATEKVWGDEQSFFTCDTKQPGCQNVCYDRIFPISHIRFWVLQIVFVSTPTLVYLGHIFHLVRMEEKQKQKEKEKLSRYPLGDKEALMQNAKNINSRTLDEHGKVRMQGVLLRTYLFNIVFKTLFEVGFILGQYYLYGFELKPLYKCSYVPCPNTVDCYISRPTEKTIFIIFMLATACLSLLLNLIEVCHLALKKCKKRIKDNQASAATCMQNGILPNAPSYQYFANDSGPQLYKVESGFSDAPLAETDSVSLSYNGNVATKQNRGNFAVMDDKQGEEKSALANSHISAIDKRRNSETSKQSNRTRSDDLAI